A DNA window from Drosophila biarmipes strain raj3 chromosome 2R, RU_DBia_V1.1, whole genome shotgun sequence contains the following coding sequences:
- the LOC108030095 gene encoding uncharacterized protein LOC108030095 isoform X16, whose protein sequence is MDLSLERDSSALGSLFQQIINDMKNTSPLWEDFVAKAGKLHTCLRAAIQAIAAYLDAFQKIADAATNSRGASKEIGTALTRVCLRHKAVETRLKTFTSAIMDCLVQPLQDKIEDWKRTVATIDKDHAKEYKRCRSELKKRSSDTLRLQKKARKGQTDGLQSLMDSHMQDVTLRRAELEDVEKKSLRAAMVEERLRYCSFVHMLQPVVHEECEVMSELGHLQEAMQSIALVTKEPSVLPQASEELIHDAKASINLYPESPGGGSGSQGGGCSNSLGSRKSSVCSISSMNSSGSSNSPGHHHYPRSLSQFVTPAIRLKPGESSDSGFCSSPALTTQTSNAANQTASVSTWPPHSQDVVDNLPPTADRPHTISTAYEKGHQRPPLTVYTFQNPETIHESGSCLNNGSGPPNGQPSSGQATPATQKSPAASLSRPPLPVKPAHVRCSSLERPLSAQSNHRQGSGSNLLQRQCPSPIPAHITKELSAAHHAQQQQSQQPQTPPTYVNMSELATMAALKLTNQQQQQKPSPPPLQQQSSIDSTGSQHSNDSSGSHQLLQQQHHQQQQQHHSQPNHHSATATRSHSISSTASSLHSHPSIDSTVACGSLVGQPNHSTSTNTNTTSPSSGSSTPQNHYSPLLTNSPTSTAAGTPSGSSVGPGSALGFVYQVSSPTPPSSEVLKITEQTAAGQDQGSVNSGVEDADERSRASVLQKASMFEKAAAAAAVSPPAPNQSPAASSPASGGGGRRSEAEQQEMDKSFEDSIQALNNLIGELDSFQREIDEGKGKPVSSIISSSNNNNTTTSSNSSSDNNNLPATNSHIEPCAISNQTNSSGCGTDISDTTSDELAGDEMDARRQDRDRDMLGASDSELSRCYVSETSSLTGGLTAGGYENPTFAHFVANANREDVVSLDASDSVCLGQPRHAYVDTCSDSGSAVVVIYDHQIPNTPDIEFVKQNSEIVVLRTKDPQPQTLQLHEMRELQQLPANLAGSPDSSPDSSGGQAPATATVAPAKQRLSSFRATSEQQLQLLGRGSPQRGGGAGGGSTRIARRSSINQAKPPPPVRRSSSVTPSPNASVGLQHQQPQQQQHANLLQQNHQLSSSSEHLPPPPAFMLDAVPQMPSSALKVSETVRALAAMRHQPASPVSLRRMQQQQQQQQQQQLHQQHVQQQQQPLLQSVHHNPLNDDPTVYYDSYLDLHAYAQALANGQQMSQQQRLTHQQQQQQNHYLQQQQQNHYLQQQQLQHQPAQQPPVYQAPPPVDATFRTSSPAAGGGGGGIYAQPKLVNSMSSFRTSSPSPNGHAHPLPPTQPKTNPNLIAQLNARLSGKQQQPHQQQQQQQVEGIYGNQQAPGGESIYMRSGLSMSQPPQQQHYDGKSSNQMQQQQHRIYASFGTSSSAKSSAPVANSSTKQPSILTPTASFNALPHFPLSSSTSSLLSKVGSFSNSSSASASPPPTAAASGSANSHYQPPQPPTAAVAGSKDFAIYSSSFTKNPAAAQAPNMRQAHSHQQQQQQQHYTCPPPLEDPPPPPIYAAGASATMPKKMARPPTGQQNAHAAHPSAYAAATATLPKNMVQQQQRLQQQQHQQQQYQQPAGLGIGNGNGNGHLAQRPQLPLPQQKLRAAQQQHLAEQQQQHQQRQPPIPSRHSSVQQKIFVSTNPFIQTTAVKFHSPSASPTCGSPVTGSGSGSGSLASIYATTSRGGHHQQQQQHAHQQQLQHQQQQHYYRDVAGGNSNGGNAYYNHNAHAHSQAHHSNYATSTNIEKTGSIRAKTKAEFLENLNAKLAKQGMSGRAFAVRNLINSKALMYQNRQNLSRPSAQYRRPPTYPNTSTAMNATCEDQC, encoded by the exons AACACTTCGCCACTGTGGGAGGACTTTGTGGCTAAGGCCGGAAAACTGCACACATGCTTGAG GGCCGCCATCCAGGCAATCGCCGCCTATTTGGATGCCTTCCAAAAGATAGCCGATGCGGCGACCAATTCAAGAG GCGCCTCCAAGGAGATCGGCACTGCCCTGACCCGCGTCTGCCTGCGGCACAAGGCCGTGGAGACGCGTCTGAAGACCTTCACCAGCGCCATCATGGATTGCCTGGTGCAGCCGCTGCAGGACAAGATCGAGGACTGGAAGCGCACGGTGGCCACCATCGACAAGGACCATGCCAAAGAGTACAAGCGCTGTCGCAGCGAGCTGAAGAAGCGCTCCAGCGACACACTGCGCCTGCAGAAGAAGGCTCGCAAGGGGCAGACGGATGGGCTGCAGTCCCTGATGGACTCCCACATGCAGGATGTCACCCTGCGGCGGGCTGAGCTGGAGGATGTGGAGAAGAAGTCTTTGCGTGCGGCCATGGTGGAGGAGCGGCTGCGCTACTGCAGCTTTGTCCACATGCTGCAGCCGGTGGTGCACGAGGAGTGCGAGGTCATGTCCGAGCTGGGTCATCTTCAG GAGGCCATGCAGTCGATCGCCCTGGTCACGAAGGAGCCCAGTGTGCTACCCCAGGCCTCCGAGGAGCTCATCCACGATGCCAAGGCCAGCATTAATCTGTACCCAGAGTCGCCGGGCGGAGGTTCTGGGTCGCAGGGCGGTGGATGCTCCAACTCGCTGGGCTCTCGAAAGAGCTCCGTTTGCTCCATCAGCAGCATGAACAGCAGCGGCTCGAGCAACTCGCCGGGACACCACCACTATCCGCGCTCCCTGTCGCAG TTTGTAACGCCCGCAATTCGCTTGAAACCTGGTGAATCCAGTGATAGTGGCTTTTGCTCATCGCCAGCTCTAACAACACAg ACTTCGAATGCAGCGAATCAGACGGCAAGTGTATCCACCTGGCCCCCACATTCCCAGGACGTGGTGGACAACCTGCCACCGACCGCCGACCGTCCGCACACCATTTCGACGGCCTACGAGAAGGGTCACCAGCGTCCGCCGCTGACCGTCTACACGTTCCAGAACCCGGAGACCATTCACGAGTCGGGAAGCTGCCTGAACAACGGATCCGGGCCCCCCAATGGTCAGCCCTCGTCGGGACAGGCCACGCCGGCCACCCAGAAGTCTCCGGCTGCCTCACTTAGTCGGCCGCCCTTGCCAGTT AAGCCAGCCCACGTG CGCTGTTCCTCGCTGGAGCGACCGCTTTCGGCCCAGAGTAACCACCGCCAGGGAAGCGGGAGCAACCTGCTGCAGCGCCAGTGCCCCTCACCGATTCCGGCTCATATCACGAAAG AGCTGTCCGCAGCACACCatgcacagcagcagcaaagccAGCAGCCCCAGACGCCGCCCACCTATGTGAACATGTCCGAGCTGGCCACCATGGCGGCCTTGAAGCTGAccaaccagcagcagcagcagaagcccTCTCCACCGCCCCTGCAGCAGCAGAGCTCCATCGATTCGACCGGCTCCCAGCATTCCAACGACTCCTCCGGCTCGCATcagctcctccagcagcagcaccatcagcagcagcagcagcatcactCGCAGCCGAATCACCACTCAGCCACCGCCACACGCTCCCATTCCATATCCTCGACGGCCTCGTCACTGCACTCGCATCCGTCGATCGACTCCACCGTCGCTTGCGGCTCGTTGGTGGGCCAGCCCAACCACAGCACCAGCACCAACACGAACACCACCTCGCCGTCCAGTGGCAGCTCCACGCCACAGAACCATTACTCGCCCCTGCTAACCAACTCCCCCACGTCCACTGCCGCAGGTACTCCGAGCGGCAGCAGTGTAGGTCCCGGTTCCGCACTGGGATTTGTCTACCAGGTCAGCTCCCCGACGCCTCCATCCAGCGAGGTGCTGAAGATCACCGAGCAGACGGCAGCTGGGCAGGATCAGGGGTCGGTGAACAGCGGCGTAGAGGATGCAGATGAGCGGTCGCGGGCCTCTGTTCTGCAGAAGGCCTCCATGTTCGagaaggcagcagcagcggcagcggtcTCGCCCCCGGCTCCGAATCAGTCACCAGCAGCATCTTCTCCAGCTTCGGGGGGCGGAGGACGACGATCCGAGGCGGAGCAGCAGGAAATGG ACAAGTCTTTCGAAGATTCAATACAAGcactaaataatttaattggcgAACTAGACTCGTTCCAACGCGAGATCGATGAGGGCAAGGGCAAGCCGGTGAGCAGCAtaatcagcagcagcaacaacaacaatacgacgaccagcagcaacagcagcagcgacaacaacaacctGCCCGCCACCAACAGCCACATCGAGCCCTGCGCCATCAGCAATCAGACAAATTCGAGCGGCTGCGGCACGGACATATCGGACACCACCTCCGACGAACTGGCCGGCGACGAAATGGACGCCAGGCGGcaggatcgggatcgggacaTGCTGGGCGCCAGCGATTCGGAGCTGAGTCGCTGCTATGTGAGCGAGACGAGTTCGCTGACCGGTGGCCTAACGGCCGGCGGCTATGAGAATCCCACCTTTGCGCACTTTGTGGCCAATGCGAACCGGGAGGATGTCGTTTCGCTGGATGCCTCCGACAGCGTCTGTCTGGGCCAACCGCGCCACGCCTACGTGGACACGTGCAGCGACAGCGGCAGTGCCGTGGTGGTGATCTACGATCATCAGATACCCAACACCCCTGACATTGAGTTCGTGAAGCAGAACTCGGAGATCGTGGTGCTGCGGACGAAGGATCCGCAGCCGCAAACCCTGCAGCTGCACGAGATGCgcgagctgcagcagctgccggCCAATCTGGCCGGTTCGCCGGACTCCTCGCCGGACTCGTCTGGTGGCCAGGCACCGGCGACAGCAACTGTGGCGCCCGCCAAGCAGCGACTCTCCTCGTTTCGCGCCACCAgtgagcagcagctgcagctcctcGGACGCGGAAGTCCGCAAAGAG gaggaggagcaggcggtGGCTCCACGCGCATCGCACGTCGTTCGTCCATCAACCAGGCCAAGCCACCGCCGCCAGTGAGACGCAGCTCGTCGGTGACCCCCAGTCCCAATGCCTCGGTCGGG CTGCAGCACCAGCaaccacaacagcaacagcacgcCAATCTGCTGCAGCAGAATCACCAGCTAAGCAGCTCCAGCGAGCACTTGCCACCGCCGCCGGCCTTCATGCTGGACGCCGTGCCCCAGATGCCCAGCTCAGCGCTGAAGGTGTCGGAGACGGTGAGAGCCCTGGCAGCCATGCGGCACCAGCCGGCATCGCCTGTGTCGCTCAGAcgcatgcagcagcagcagcagcaacagcagcagcaacagctacACCAGCAACacgtgcagcagcagcagcaaccccTCCTGCAG TCTGTGCACCACAATCCCCTGAACGATGACCCGACCGTCTACTACGACTCCTACTTGGACCTGCACGCCTATGCCCAGGCCCTGGCCAATGGCCAGCAGATGTCCCAGCAGCAACGCTTAacccaccagcagcagcagcagcaaaatcactatctgcagcagcagcagcaaaatcactatctgcagcagcagcagctgcaacatCAGCCAGCGCAACAACCGCCTGTTTATCAAGCGCCGCCGCCTGTCGATGCC ACGTTCCGCACTTCATCACCAGCCGCTGGCGGAGGGGGCGGCGGCATCTACGCCCAGCCCAAGCTGGTCAACAGCATGTCCAGCTTCCGCACCAGCAGCCCCAGTCCCAACGGACACGCTCACCCACTGCCACCGACACAGCCAAAGACGAATCCGAACCTAATTGCACAGCTCAATGCACGACTCAGCggcaagcagcagcagccgcaccagcagcagcagcagcagcaggtcgAGGGGATCTATGGCAACCAACAGGCGCCCGGAGGAGAGTCCATCTACATGCGCAGTGGCTTGTCCATGTCGCAGccgccacagcagcaacactatGACGGTAAATCATCAAAccaaatgcagcagcagcagcatagAATTTACGCTAGTTTCGGCACCTCATCATCAGCAAAGTCATCGGCCCCTGTGGCGAACAGCAGCACTAAACAACCGTCCATTCTAACACCGACCGCCTCTTTCAATGCATTGCCCCACTTCCCCCTGTCTTCATCCACATCATCGTTGCTATCCAAAGTAGGCTCATTCTCGAACTCttcatccgcatccgcatccccaCCGCCAACGGCAGCGGCCTCCGGCTCGGCCAACTCGCATTATCAGCCACCGCAGCCGCCGACAGCAGCAGTTGCTGGCAGCAAAGACTTTGCCATCTACTCAAGTTCGTTTACCAAAAATCCAGCAGCTGCGCAAGCGCCGAACATGCGACAGGCCCATtcccatcagcagcagcaacagcagcagcactacACCTGCCCGCCTCCACTGGAGGATCCCCCACCGCCGCCCATTTACGCCGCCGGCGCATCGGCCACGATGCCCAAGAAGATGGCCCGCCCGCCCACTGGCCAGCAGAATGCGCATGCGGCCCACCCGAGCGCCTATGCGGCAGCCACGGCCACGCTGCCCAAGAACatggtgcagcagcagcagcgcttgcagcaacagcaacaccagcagcagcaatatcAACAGCCGGCAGGCCTGGGCattggcaatggcaatggcaatggccaCTTGGCTCAGCGTCCGCAGTTGCCGCTGCCCCAGCAGAAGCTGCGGGctgcacagcagcaacacttggcggagcagcagcagcagcatcagcaacgCCAGCCGCCCATACCTTCACGCCACTCGAGTGTGCAGCAAAAGATATTCGTCTCGACAAACCCATTCATACAGACAACGGCCGTCAAGTTTCACTCGCCCTCTGCCTCGCCCACTTGCGGCTCGCCAGTAACTGGATCTGGGTCGGGATCTGGGTCCCTGGCCAGCATTTACGCCACAACCTCGCGCGGAggccaccaccagcagcagcagcaacatgctcaccagcagcaactgcagcatcagcagcagcagcactacTATCGCGATGTTGCTGGGGGCAACAGCAATGGCGGCAATGCCTACTATAACCACAATGCCCATGCCCATTCCCAGGCACAtcattcaa ACTATGCCACAAGCACAAATATCGAAAAGACTGGCAGTATTCGGGCCAAGACCAAGGCCGAGTTCCTCGAGAATCTCAACGCGAAGCTGGCGAAGCAGGGAATGTCTGGACGAGCATTTGCCGTGCGAAATCTCATTAACAGCAAGGCCCTG ATGTATCAAAATCGGCAAAATCTATCGCGCCCCAGTGCGCAATACCGTAGACCACCCACCTATCCCAACACCAGCACGGCCATGAATGCCACTTGCGAAGATCAGTGCTAA